The Vibrio navarrensis genome has a segment encoding these proteins:
- a CDS encoding YtjB family periplasmic protein produces the protein MKESLFSLRNALRVVALIILGVMFFITIKNSVVISKGNERIQAQQLETLTKVLSSQAALSASDMIVQKDQEQLLKLTNQLAKERLVFDATIYDAEGIRLASSEKALTVREVLGLDTPLATAGIGRQQLVEPVYADNSIIGFIRITFETGKVTAISDHHYRKSDRYMFLMILMSFVGGMLFILILRKKPQPKVENLLLTHKDP, from the coding sequence ATGAAAGAGTCTCTTTTTTCACTGCGGAATGCCTTACGCGTCGTCGCGCTGATCATTTTAGGGGTGATGTTTTTCATCACCATTAAAAACAGCGTGGTGATCAGCAAAGGGAACGAACGCATCCAGGCGCAACAACTGGAAACCTTAACCAAGGTGTTAAGCTCTCAGGCTGCCCTTTCGGCCAGTGATATGATTGTGCAAAAAGATCAGGAACAGTTGCTCAAGTTAACCAATCAGTTAGCGAAAGAGCGTTTGGTCTTTGATGCCACCATTTACGACGCAGAAGGCATCCGTCTCGCCTCCAGCGAAAAAGCGCTGACGGTGCGTGAGGTGTTGGGGCTAGATACGCCGCTAGCGACAGCGGGCATTGGCCGCCAACAGTTGGTCGAACCCGTTTATGCCGATAACAGCATCATAGGTTTTATCCGCATCACGTTTGAGACAGGCAAGGTGACGGCAATTTCTGATCATCACTATCGCAAAAGTGACCGCTATATGTTTTTGATGATCTTGATGAGTTTCGTCGGCGGCATGCTCTTTATTCTCATCCTACGCAAAAAGCCGCAGCCCAAAGTCGAGAACCTGTTACTCACCCATAAAGATCCATAA
- the deoD gene encoding purine-nucleoside phosphorylase, protein MATPHINAEMGDFADVVLMPGDPLRAKYIAETFLEDVVQVCDVRNMFGFTGTYKGRKVSVMGHGMGIPSCSIYATELIKDYGVKKIIRVGSCGAVSEAIKVRDVVIGMGACTDSKVNRIRFKGHDFAAIADYKMVKAAEEAAKARGIDVKVGNLFSAELFYTPDPDMFDVMDKYGIVGVEMEAAGIYGVAAEYGAKALTICTVSDHIKTGEQTTSEERQNTFNDMMIIALDSVLLGDAE, encoded by the coding sequence ATGGCAACTCCGCATATTAATGCTGAAATGGGTGATTTTGCAGACGTCGTTCTGATGCCTGGTGACCCACTACGTGCAAAATACATCGCAGAGACGTTCCTAGAGGACGTCGTTCAAGTGTGTGATGTTCGTAATATGTTCGGTTTCACTGGTACTTACAAAGGTCGTAAAGTATCGGTTATGGGTCATGGTATGGGCATCCCATCTTGCTCTATTTATGCGACTGAACTTATCAAAGACTACGGCGTGAAGAAAATCATTCGCGTAGGTAGCTGTGGTGCAGTGAGCGAAGCGATCAAAGTGCGTGATGTCGTGATCGGCATGGGCGCGTGCACGGATTCCAAAGTGAACCGCATCCGTTTCAAAGGTCATGACTTTGCCGCTATCGCGGATTACAAAATGGTCAAAGCCGCTGAAGAAGCAGCGAAAGCGCGTGGTATCGATGTAAAAGTGGGCAACCTATTCTCTGCTGAACTGTTCTACACGCCAGATCCAGACATGTTCGACGTGATGGACAAATACGGCATTGTCGGCGTAGAAATGGAAGCGGCAGGTATCTACGGCGTTGCTGCGGAATACGGCGCGAAAGCACTGACGATTTGTACCGTCTCTGACCACATCAAAACCGGTGAGCAAACCACGTCGGAAGAGCGTCAGAACACCTTCAACGATATGATGATCATCGCGTTGGACTCTGTGCTACTGGGTGATGCTGAGTAA
- a CDS encoding phosphopentomutase: MKRAFILVLDSFGIGATADAEQFGDVGSDTLGHIADQCEQGLANNDKRQGALRLPNLSKLGLAMAHKESTGRFAPGLDANAEIIGAYGHAAELSSGKDTPSGHWEIAGVPVLFEWGYFTDKANSFPKELTDRILARAGIDGFLGNCHASGTQVLDDLGEEHMRTGKPIFYTSADSVFQIACHEDTFGLDRLLELCQIAREELEDYNIGRVIARPFIGPGKGQFERTGNRRDLSVEPPSATVLQKLAEEKQGQVVSIGKIADIYANCGITKKVKATGIPALFEATLEQIKAAGDNTIVFTNFVDFDSAYGHRRDVAGYAAALEYFDGRIHEVMELMQDDDILILTADHGCDPTWPGTDHTREHIPVLVYGQKVPAGSLGLRETFADIGQTLASYFGTSPMDYGKNFL; encoded by the coding sequence ATGAAAAGAGCATTTATTTTAGTACTGGATTCTTTTGGTATTGGCGCAACGGCGGATGCCGAGCAGTTTGGCGATGTGGGGTCTGACACGCTTGGTCATATTGCGGACCAGTGTGAGCAAGGCTTGGCAAACAACGACAAGCGCCAAGGGGCTCTTCGTCTGCCAAATCTGTCCAAATTGGGCTTGGCAATGGCGCACAAAGAGTCAACGGGTCGTTTTGCACCGGGTTTGGATGCCAACGCGGAGATTATTGGCGCGTACGGCCATGCCGCTGAGCTCTCGTCTGGTAAAGATACGCCGTCTGGCCACTGGGAAATCGCGGGTGTGCCAGTTCTGTTTGAATGGGGCTACTTTACCGACAAAGCCAACAGTTTCCCGAAAGAGCTGACCGATCGCATTCTTGCCCGTGCTGGCATTGATGGTTTCCTCGGCAACTGCCATGCGTCAGGTACACAAGTGCTTGATGACCTAGGTGAAGAGCACATGAGAACGGGCAAGCCAATTTTCTACACCTCTGCGGACTCTGTATTCCAAATCGCCTGTCACGAAGATACATTCGGCCTTGATCGCCTACTTGAGCTTTGCCAAATTGCTCGTGAAGAGCTGGAAGATTACAACATCGGTCGTGTGATTGCGCGTCCATTCATTGGTCCGGGTAAAGGTCAGTTTGAGCGCACTGGTAACCGTCGTGACCTTTCTGTTGAGCCGCCATCAGCGACGGTATTGCAAAAGCTGGCTGAGGAAAAACAAGGTCAAGTGGTCTCTATTGGTAAGATTGCCGATATCTACGCTAACTGCGGCATCACCAAAAAAGTGAAAGCAACGGGCATCCCTGCGCTTTTTGAAGCGACACTTGAGCAAATCAAAGCGGCGGGCGATAACACCATCGTCTTCACCAACTTTGTTGATTTCGACTCTGCTTATGGCCACCGCCGTGATGTGGCGGGTTACGCCGCTGCGCTTGAGTACTTCGATGGACGCATCCACGAAGTGATGGAATTGATGCAAGACGATGACATCCTTATCCTCACGGCTGACCACGGCTGCGACCCAACTTGGCCGGGCACTGACCACACTCGTGAGCACATTCCAGTGCTTGTCTATGGTCAAAAAGTCCCAGCGGGCTCATTGGGTCTCCGCGAAACGTTCGCGGATATTGGCCAAACACTGGCGAGCTACTTTGGTACATCGCCAATGGATTACGGCAAAAACTTTCTCTAA